GAACACATTGAAACATAGCAAGTAAATCAACACCAAAAGAAAGAATGTAAAGAGGAATTTACCACTAACCCTTTGGTTATCAACAACTGTCAAACCACAGAACCGGTGCGCATTGTGAgcacataaaatatataaatttagCCTGCAGGATGGCATGTATTTTACAAAAATGAATCAAGCAATAGAATTCCCGGAACATGAAAACTGGGAAGAATGTTTGAATATGTATAACCCTCCTGAGTATATATTTGACCAATGCAATGAAAAGGTGTTTAAGAAGAATTGTTGTAGTTAACCGTGTGCCTCTGGCAGTTGCCAAGGACCCAGCACAGCTGTTTACAGACCCTTTTATTTGTTATTAAACATTTACAAATTTTAAAGAGTGAGCCTTGTTTCTCTCACAGTTTAATCAAAAAGTGTCATTTTGGGTACAATGAAAAAGGGGCGTGTGCCCCCCGGAACTcggaaggggaaggaggagcccCGTGGGGTGCtgtgaagaggaagaagggatCCCGGAGGGGAATCGATACCctccagtgcccccagtgcccccagtgtcACAGCACTTCATCGTAGTCACGGTGGTCCCGCTGTCCCTCATAGGTTCCCGACAGCTCCACATTGGTCACATGTGGATCCTGAAGTGGGTCAGGGCCAGGAGATACCCATGGGGGCCATGAAAGTGACACCAGTTGTGGGGACCTGGGTGGGGGGTGACACCTTGTACCCTCCCTGAATTCTCCCAGTGCCCACTCGGTGTCAACTTtctctttcctgcagcagaaagaagagGTCATTAGTCTGGTTTATAGAATCCTTCTAACTGTTACTCTCTCAAGAAGTCACtcacaataaaaatacaaactaaCCACAAAGAACTGAGACTTTTTGGTTCCCTTTAGCAGCCCAttggtgcatcccacagcagtgTTTCCCTGTGGATAACACAGAGTGTGCAATCTCCTTGAGTGTCCAACAGCTCCATGGGATtgttccctgcctgctgtgcagcAACCCAGCCCCTAAGGAAGCCTTCTGTCGGGTCATCTTTAGGAACTCTTCCTATTTTtctccccattcccaccctGAAACTTGATTGACTTCCTatggaggaaggagagaagctCTGTCCATCCTTGGGACAATGCACTGGAATCTGTGGAAATGTCCCTATGTGCCTCAGGGTCTGATGAGCTGGTAAATCTATTCCAGCCTACTCTGAAttcccctgcctgggcactccctgctcctgctgtgacaCCCCTGTTTCCCAGCCCCTCATGTGCAGAGCCTCCTCAATATTTCCacacttttccctctcttctggTCTGCACATCCAAAACCTAAACATTCTTTCTTGGAGGTTCCAAAGGGCTGCAGGTTTTGTTCAAGAAGGAGGGTCCCAGTCAGGTTGTTGAGAAGATTGTTTTGTCTTTGAAGtagttttgtggttttctgtcTCATGGGCAAAGGGACAAAATGATCAAttgctgcatttccaggctGGTTCCTTCTCAACTGCCCCTGCAGGGGGGATTTCcaaccagccctgctctgaaaaCCATCAAAGACCTTCGCAGATCCACTGCTTGGGCTCCCTTTGGGGTTTGTGCTTcttgcagggctgagcacaccACAGACAGGCCTTTTAACCCAACAGAATtgtcacctctgcagcagctcgAAAGCTGCCAGAATGATAGCCAAGGGGGCAGGGGGGACCCTGAGGTCCTGGCTgccacctggggctgggcagagcagggcggGCAATGGCCATCCCTGTGCAGTGTGGctgggccatggctgggccCCACCCTCGGATTGGCAGGGGTCCCCAGGATGTGCCACCCCTGGGACATCCACCCTGCCAGGAACATGCAGGACTATCTTTGGAACCGCCACCCTCTGGGACATGGCCCCCCATGCCAGGATGTGTCATCCCCTGGGACAGGATCCTCCCAGGACAGCATCCCCCTGGAAGTGCCCCACCCAGGACAGAACCCGCCCTCTATCCCTTCTGACTCTGAGCACAAATGGCCTCTTCCCTATCgtccaggaaaaagaaagtgttgagggagcacagctcaacacctccatccctcccaaaTCCTCCCCACCCTTCCCTGCACCACCTCTCCtcattttccccctcccctgggTCCCCCCAACCCCTTCCCTGTTCAGGTGCTCCCCAGGATTGCTGAGCCAGGACCTGGGGGTGAGGGGACATGGCAgaaaagtgaggaaaagaaggaaaaaagagaaataaagagaggaaaaagtcCAGGTCAGGGGAGGGCACAGAGGCAGAGCTACCGAGGATCCCCATTTGATACCTGCCCAGGAAACACTCACCTCAggtgggcagtgctgtgccctaGGTCACCGCAAAACCTGAGCCACCCTGTGAAGGAGCTGGgacccctgtgcccccccaTTCCTCGGGGACCCCAGCCATGAGATGACATTTCCTTCTGTCCCCCCTTCCCTAGGACCCCATACCTGGACTGCAATTCCCAGGATCTCCAATCCCAAGGAACCCTATCCTGGTAATTCCAGTCTCTGGGACCCCCCCTTTCTTTGGAGACCTTGATTCCCCCAAGATCCCTTTTCTCACAGGGCCCCCCTTTCCCCTGGGGCCTCAGTCCCTTGGCTGCCACCCTACAACACAGATCCCTGGAGGCCATATTGTTCTGGGACCCTCATCCCCAAGTCTGAGTCCACCCCACCCCCCATTCCCATGGGACCCCATTCCCCTGGACACCCCATTCCCCTGGACACCCAGGGAATGGGTGTCACCCTGGCTCCCTACCTACACCACCTCAGACTCCAAATTAAGGCAACACCATGACCCACCATGTCCCAACACAACCCCCATATCCCACAGggtgcccaccctgcccccatcctgtccccacccagccccCACCAAGGGCCACCTACGCATGGGGACGAGACGTGACCTCGCTTCCTTCCCCTTCATCCGAAGAGCCGCCAGCCAGGGGAGCGGTGGCCACACAGCAAGTGACAGCCACTCCACATGGCTAGGGACACTGGGATGGCCGGGAAGGTGGCGCTGCTCCTGTGGGGTGAGTGCCCCAGGCATGGGCCTGACACCCTGTGGATGGGCCCTAGTGAAGCAGAGACTcttggggagggggcacagggggacTGCAGGGTCTCCTGAGGTCCCcaatggcagcagagccagatcATGAGGTGACCAGGACtgtggggtggctctgggtACAGGAAAGTGGGGACAAGAACAGGGGgacagggatttggggaagcATCATGGGGCTGGTGGGGGCGTCCACTGAAACCATGGAGTGTCTGTGGAGTCCCCATTTCCAGGGGTCCACCGTGTCCCCATGTCCTAACTGAGCAAGGGGTAGCTGAGGtgtctctgtccccaagggATCCTTGCCACACCCAGTCCCTCCCTGCCAATGTCCCTGTCatgccaccatcacccagccctgtcccttctcccttccagcccagaccCTCAGCCTCGCTGGTGAGTCCTCAGGGGATGCCATGGCcccaccctgctgtccccagccccacactggcCCTGGCAGGCTGGTGTCCCCTGTCACCTGCAGGTGCCCAGACCACCCAGCTTCTCGTGGAGCCCCCCTGGAGGCCGGCGGTGCTGTGGGACCGGGTGACACTGACCTGCCAGAGTTCGAAGACCGCTGGTGTCACCACCTGGTACAAGGATGGGGGGCGCTGGTGGCAGGAGAAACAGGACCACTTCACTGTCACCGAGAGTGGTACCTATGAGTGTGACAGACCTGGCAGTGGGCGCAGTCCCCCCGTAACTGTCTCAAATGGTGAGGGGTGTTTGGTTGTCTCCAACCTGGCACCTATGGGGACCCTGAGGGCTCTGGGTGGGCTCCTCTCCATGGGTCACCTCCTGGTGACCAGAGCTTGTCCCCTGCACACGGGGACATCCCAGAGCATCTCAGAGGAGAGGGACCCCAGTTCTGGATTTGGGAACCAACCCTTGGTTCACCAGATGTGTTCCAATTCGGGGGTCCTTGAGAAAATGGAATGCCCCTGGTATCCTAAGactcctgtgtcctgcagcccgACTGGTGCTGCAGATGCCCGcgtgggagctgctggagggggaCACGGTGACATTGCGCTGCCGGCGCTGGGAGAACATGTCGGTCACTGGGGTGCGATTCTATCACGGGGACAAGGAGGTGGGGAGGTCCCTCAATGGGAccgagctgtccctgtcccctctgcagctgcaccacaGTGGCCGCTACCGCTGCGGGGGCCGGGTGGGCTCCAAGGTGGCACCATCGGCACTCTCAGCgccagtgacagtgacagtgcacGGTGAGCACCCCACAGTCCTTCCCCCAACACCCCCAcatcccctccccagggactcGGGCTCACaaatccccttttcctctccttcccagagctcttcaCAGTGCCGGTGCTAGAGGGTCCCCCTGAGCCCACAGTGGGGTCTCCCCTGACtctcagctgcctcagcacccccagccccctgcgGCCCCGAGCCTCCCTCCTGCATGTGTTCTACCGGGATGGGCAGGTGTTGGGGGGCCCGCAggtgtccccacagctgctggtgccCGCCGTGGGGGTCTCCCACTCGGGGAATTACAGCTGTGAGATGCGCTCTGAGGGGGGGGCTGTGCGGAAGAGCAGCGCCCGGCTCCACGTCACGGCATGCTGTGAGTGTGGGGAAGGGCACGGGGAGCCCCCACAGCCTCCTCaggtgcccctgccctgtcTGGGGATCCCCATTACTGTCTGGGTTCCGACCCTTTCCGGGTACCTCACCGGATCCCCCAGCCCTACGTGGGTACCCTCACCTTCCCCTTTATCCACCTCCACCCATTACTGCTGGGGTCACACTCCGTGTCCCCCCATTCCTCACTGGGGTCCCTTCATCTGTCCCTGGTTCAACCACAGCCCTCTCTGATCTGCGCCCTGGTCCTCACCATTCCCTCCCTGGGTCTACATACCCTTCCTGGAGTCTCCCCATATTCCTCTcccggtgtcccctccctgtaCAATTCCATCCTTTCTTGGGGTCCTGTTCCAATCCCCCCTCCTATCTCTGCACCCTCTTTTCCTCAGTGGAGTCCCATTTCCCCTcttccatccctcctccctcctgtaCCCTGGTGTTGCTGCCTCCCGCAGGGGTCCCGCTCTCGGGAGTGTCCCTGTCAGAGCAGACCCCCAGGGTACAGGTGGCACTCGGGCACCACCTGGTGCTGAGCTGCGCGAAGGTCGGGGGGACAGGTCCCTGGTCCTTCTCCTGGCACTGGGGGGTTCGGGGGCACCACTGTACACCAGtcctcacctggagctggggcatTCTTGGGACAATGACAGCGGCCAGTACCAGTGCTGCATCAGTGGCAGAGACAGAGTGGCTGAGAGTGTCCCCCTGAATGTCACCATCCTGGGAAAGCAGGACCCTCGGGCTGGGGGTGACCCCAACCACAGCACCCCATTCCCTCCTTGCCCGGTGCCAAtcctgtctctgtccccacagtgcCCGTGTCCAATGCCACCATCACCCTCAGTCCCCTGTCACATCAGGTGCGTGCAGGTGACCCCGTGACCCTGTGCTGCTCGGTGCAGGTGGGCTCAGCCCCTGTCACCTTCACGTGGCTGCACAATGGGCAGGAGGTGGCCCGGGGTCCCCTCCTGGAGCTTGGAGCTGTTGATGTGGGACATTCGGGCATCTACCAGTGCATGGCCACCAACGAGCTGGGACAGGATGGGCACCAGGCACTCAGCCCAGTGCTAGCCCTGGAGGTGacaacacaggagcagggcacaggtgGGTCACATGGGGTCACACGGGGGCTGCAGGACCCCCAGGCTTCTAGGTCACCCTGACGtgtccccctctgtccccagcactggctgcagggctcagtgggtccctgctgttcctggtcctgctcctggctgtcaTCGGGGGCTGTCACCAGTGGCACTGCCAAGGTGGGTGACAACAGGGGGTTGTTGGgatcccagggatgggggcGATGCCCCCCCAGAGTGTGAGGTCCATACGGCAGCACCAACAGCTCCTGACCTGGGTGAAGCTGAGCCTGAAGAGATATtggctgggggtcctgggggatttggggaggtCCTGCGGGGTCGTGCAGGAAAGCTGGAGGTTCTGTCAGGGGTTTTGGGAGAGTTTGGGGACTTTGGGGTCTCAGTGGATTCAAAGGGTGGTTGCAGGTATTTTGGGGGTTTCAGGGATGCTCAAGGGTCCCAGGGACAGTCGGGGTCCTGATGGTGTTCAGAGGCTCTGAGGACCCCACAGTCACCCCTCATGCCTTTCCTTTGCAGCCCTCAGGAAGCAGCAAGAAAGGTGAGTTGGGGACTTTAGGTCTGAACCCCAATTTTACTCCCACCACAAAACCCTCCATGCCTACAGACATCCCTTATCCTTCCAGGGTCCCCCCAGAGCCCTTGACCCCCCCAGAGACGGGGGAGGTGCTGTACAGCGATGTTGTGAGCACCAAGAAGGCAGGTGGTGAGTacaggggggacacagggggacgTCACCCATGGGTGTCACCCTCCATCCAGGTCCTCACAACTGGTGTCTCTCTCAGGGGCCTCCCGAGCCACATCCCCTCAGGTGACCTACGCAGAGCTGCCAGGACCCCACAGGAGACAGTGGGACCCCAGTGTCATCTGTGAGAATGTGCTGTGAcactgggggcacagggggcactgGGGTCCCTGCCTGagggcacccccagctcccatGGGTGCCCACTGTGGCCAGGGGGTGGCCATGAGTAAGGGCTCCCAcgtggggctgcccagggctccacaatccagtgctcccagagctcccattACCCCCAGGGCTCCCCATTCCCTCCCCCCGTGCCAGGGGGCACAGAACCCTTGTCCCTCTTACTGTacccaaaacacagctttttgaTTAAACCAGgagaaatggtttttttttgttcacctCTGCCGTGTTCGGCTCAGGAAGGAGGAGGGTCCCAGTAGGTGGTTGAACCGATCCTTCTCAGTTCTCAAGATTCAGAATCCAAAGGGGCataaaaggaataatttctaGGGAAAGCTCCCAACAAGGAGCAAACCCCAGAAGCTGCCTCTGGCATGTTTCCTCCACCAGGAAGAACATGGCAGGTCCCAGACCTTCCTTGCTCTGATGGCCAAATCAGCCTTCCGGAGGCTCTGGATTTTCTCCCCTGTCTCAAACCCCTCCTCTGCCGTGTTCCCCACTGTGGAGAGCTAGTTACATGACAAAGGCCACGTAGACATGCTCTGGATAGCTGAGAATTGGAAAAGTACTGGACCCAGCTAATCTGAGTCCCTGCACCTGCAAGGCCACTGTGACCTTGAGTATAGCTGTATTATGATAACAAGATGCTGTAGCTAAGAAAGAGACGTAAGAAAAAGGAGGTGTAAGTTGTAAGGAATGAGGAAGTAAGAATAACCAATAGATTGcttagcttacagaatatgcatgaGCTTATTACTTGTTGTGCTTAAATGTCTGATGCTCTAATCAAATAAACGAAGCTTGTTGAACTCTCATATTGAGCGTCACCGACTTCCCTCACTGCGTGTCCTGGTTTcgggcaaatttgggagaaaatccccaaaaaggattctccaaaaaacaaacccacacggcccctccccccaaccggttcgggaagaattcctcggagacaaatggaaagaacctgtttatttgacaagcacagcacccccccagcacacaaaatgaacaataccggatgacaccactctcccactgctctgagaaagatgacaaattcagaaagtctctcctgggggtggtcgctgttatcagtccctccggcgctgagctgctgcagccacaaggtgtaaactctctctctgttccaaatcccagtctggagcaggttcgGCAGGTCCaaacggggtggggggggggtgggagcgggtgggggtggggggaacagtccagaaaagaatttggactgtttagctaaattaactaatgagaaggggggggggggggggagcaagagcaagcaaagcagaagcgaagcagaagaaagagcaaaagcaaaaagcagggcaaaaagcaaaaaagcagcactaagtcctggtgctatctgtatgtcttgccgagtggctgataagaggcccaaaacaaaactctcactctgccagtcttaaaggcacagaacataatatccagcataaattacacacacgtgaatggggataacagcatcctaacgtcaccctaggacattccaccccttatccccatatcgtcaATTTCCTCCTATCTCATTTCTATACGGTTTAGTGTACAGACAATGGTAATAATATAGCAAACAATATTTGCATAtcattctcaccccacaatcagatctccctgaagtacacatcgtgttgttccatctctctgcatcacccaccatgtgcaacctggtccctgagcaaagacaaccccacggatgggtttgtctgcacttgaggcagaattgatccacacCGTCCTCCCTAACAGACCtctgacatgtaccactgggactttatctccatctttTATATTCAGGaactcagactgggcaggacctgctcggttagtggaacctcgggtgttaactaaccaggtagcctttgctaaATGCTGCGGTAAtccgtgtttttcctgggccttatatgagtccagtccggctagcttaagactctagcccacacggacctGCATAGACGAAAGTAAAAGACaagaggcgctcttctccacgtgggtgcaagtatcctgtttattggcttggggcaggacacaggtaatgggtcacccaggtacaaaagagggattggagctctcacacaggaggttttataccctagggggtgggggagagaggaccggagccaatgggatgccactGGGAAGGGGCGAATTACCtatgggacagaccaggtgtgtataACAGGGTGGGGTGTGTGAAggggagaccatgtgatgagggagggggaaaatccATCTACTTTacccaacatgctcagtagaaattgcCCATCCCCAGtgcaacaactaaataaactatttagtgcaatacaacaaaatgctgctcccaatttttgaaggatcccccacccaaggctttcagctgggtttttagtAGCCCGTTGTACCTCTCtactttccctgcagctggtgcatgtTAGGGGATAACAGCATCctaacatcaccctaggacactgcGACACCCCACAAGATGATGTCACAAAGGACCTGTGGGAGTTCCAGCGCCTCCCCCTTTTCCAGGGCAGTCAGGATCAAGCCATGGCACAGGATAGGGCTCAGTTTCCAGTTGGTTCCAGGGGCTCTGGACACCCCTCCAGGTCGAGGCAAGCTGTGTCCTGccctctgctgccacaggaatGGGGACAAAGGCTTTGGCAATGTCCATGGGGGCATCACTTGTTTGCCTCACACTCCAGCTCATCCTGGAGTTCCGGCATGTCCTCTCTCCGGCACAGCATCTCTCAGTAGCACTGGCACTTGGTTCTGGTCCCTGCAGTCCCTGTCAGTTTCCACTCTCCACTGGACTCACGCTCTGGCCATGTGGGGCTCTTGTCAGGGGCATTCCCTGGAAATTGTTCCTTTTCTGACCCTTGGGATTCTGAAtcttgttgctgttgctgttgttttgttctCTCATTGCTGTTTGCAGGAAATTGTTCTTCTCTCAGCCCTTTGAGATCTTCGCCTTCTGTGCCTCCACTGGGAGggggaggggcagcagcccctggttTTTAGTGGCAGCCCAGAACTGGAAAATCTCATTCCTAAAGCTCGTTAGAGCTGAACAAAGAAACCCCATTTCTACCAGTTTAACccaaaaagctgcattttgggCCAACAGCAGGGGTCCTGTGCCTCCCTGGCATTGGGAGGAGCAATGGGGAGCCACTAGGAGCATGGGGGTATATCTTGGGGTGGTTTTATGATGACGCCCTGTTCCTGGTTGTCTACTTTATGCCCAGAAATGGCTGCTGTAGGTTTAAAGTGGGTCTGGGAGAGGGTAGGAGCCTCGGAGCTCCTGCGCAGGCTTTGTTCAAAGCCTCCCTCTGGAGCATGCTGGGTGCAGTGTGGTGTGGGTCAGATGTTATTTTGTGGTTTAGCTAGCTTGGTTTTTTGTTAacaagaagttttttttttttttcttcccctggcTTGCAGAGGCTGCAGTATCAATCCTTTGGTggcttctgttttatttttgtcttgaaCTGTTTGGCTTAGTTTTTGTCTGAGATCAAACAATTGCCTAGACCATCAAGTGCaagcctgcaggagctgccccagtcAGCCCAAGACCTCAGGAAAAGATGAACCAACGAGAGAAAGGACACCAAAATCCACCAGCTTCATCTGCTGTGAGGAAGAGACCAATGCCAGAAGTTCAACAGGTTCCCACCTGTTTTGCCCAAGCTGCTGCACAAACTCTTGTTTCTCCCTTCTCTGAGACAAAAGCCAGCCCCGATTTTGTCCCCCTTTTACCACACAGACAGCCCATTTATTTCTTGCCcttggattttggggttttttgtgctgctgtgagcatGTGTAAAGTTGTGGAAGTTCAATATCTAGCATTTATTCAATTCTTTTCTGTGCCATGCAGGCACTTTGTTTGTaaataaagaggtttttttcactttcacttCCTGGCATTCATTTTTCTCATTGGCAAAAGGGATTACTGAAGCCCTTCTATTTAGAGGAAACACTCATTCCAGagcattttcttctaaatttgtCTGTAAATCAAGATGGTTTACTGGTAGGAGCCCCTGGGATCATAGGGGTACTGAGAGGGGGAATGGGGAGCCCCTGGATTCTCTGGGAGCAATAGAGAGGTACTGGGAAGAGGAGTAAGGAGCCCCTGGGGATACTGGAAGCACTGGGATGGGGAGTGGGGAGTACCTGGGGGTACTGGAAGGGGAACAGGGGAACCCCTTGTGGTACTTGGGGTGGGGAATGGGGACTACTTGGTGCTTGTGCAGGCCCCCCCAAGTTGTGACCTGCTCCCAAACAGGATAGGAAACCACAGGAGCTGTGGACGGGGAAACACCAGTGCttccagtgcccccagtgccccccttCTCCTCAGTGTTGTGGCACATTCTCATAGAGGTCACTGTTGTCTCATGGTTGCTCATGGGGTTGCAGCAGCCTGGGTTAGGTTACCAGGGTGTGCTGGAGGGGGGAGATGTGGGGGGGCCCTGCAAAGGACACTGGGGGATGAGGGTGGGGTGACACCTGTGGGTgacatgtccctgtccccatcccccaTACTCACTTCCTGCCCTCTTGGTGATCACATCTTTGGTGTCCAGCACCTCCCCCTCCTCCAAAGAAGCTGGGTGGGGCCCTGTGGGGAAAAAGGGGTGTGGGGAGGAGtctgcagagggagaaaaaagggtCCTGGCTGGAGTGTCTCACTCAtttctcctggggctgctggcagctgcaaagGAAAGGGTGAAGGAAGTGACAATGGAGACCCCAGAGCCCTTGAACCCCCGGGGGTCCTCATGACCTCCAA
This portion of the Serinus canaria isolate serCan28SL12 chromosome 25, serCan2020, whole genome shotgun sequence genome encodes:
- the LOC108963678 gene encoding Fc receptor-like protein 4 — protein: MARDTGMAGKVALLLWGAQTTQLLVEPPWRPAVLWDRVTLTCQSSKTAGVTTWYKDGGRWWQEKQDHFTVTESGTYECDRPGSGRSPPVTVSNARLVLQMPAWELLEGDTVTLRCRRWENMSVTGVRFYHGDKEVGRSLNGTELSLSPLQLHHSGRYRCGGRVGSKVAPSALSAPVTVTVHELFTVPVLEGPPEPTVGSPLTLSCLSTPSPLRPRASLLHVFYRDGQVLGGPQVSPQLLVPAVGVSHSGNYSCEMRSEGGAVRKSSARLHVTACLPVSNATITLSPLSHQVRAGDPVTLCCSVQVGSAPVTFTWLHNGQEVARGPLLELGAVDVGHSGIYQCMATNELGQDGHQALSPVLALEVTTQEQGTALAAGLSGSLLFLVLLLAVIGGCHQWHCQALRKQQER